A window from Sphingomonas bisphenolicum encodes these proteins:
- a CDS encoding cold-shock protein — protein sequence MSTITGTVKFFNADKGYGFIAPETGGQDAFVHISAVERAGFNTLSQNQRLSYELETDRRGKTSAVNLQTQD from the coding sequence ATGAGCACCATCACCGGCACCGTCAAGTTCTTCAATGCCGACAAGGGCTATGGCTTCATCGCCCCCGAAACCGGCGGACAGGATGCGTTCGTCCACATCTCGGCTGTCGAGCGCGCGGGCTTCAACACGCTCAGCCAGAACCAGCGCCTCAGCTATGAACTGGAAACCGACCGCCGCGGCAAGACGAGCGCGGTCAACCTGCAGACGCAGGACTGA